The following are from one region of the Streptomyces decoyicus genome:
- a CDS encoding L,D-transpeptidase, whose translation MPAKSSTIVTALTTAAVVVVGVLGYQAAASAPDTLTQARKDSHHRAPKEHSEQGRKKGKAPAPAEVPAASGKGRRIVYSLDAKRVWLVGPKDKALRTYRVAPSTVSPPLGSYAVSSRSVSVTGSDGIAIEHVVRFASVDSVTIGFSAAVDGSMPAAGSTKKTGGIRESREDGKAMWDFALHGTKVVVVS comes from the coding sequence GTGCCCGCTAAGAGCAGCACGATCGTCACCGCGCTGACCACGGCTGCCGTGGTCGTGGTCGGTGTGCTCGGCTACCAGGCCGCGGCGTCCGCTCCGGACACCCTCACCCAGGCCCGCAAGGACAGCCACCACCGCGCGCCCAAGGAGCACTCGGAGCAGGGCCGCAAGAAGGGCAAGGCGCCCGCTCCGGCCGAGGTCCCCGCGGCGTCCGGGAAGGGCCGGCGGATCGTCTACTCGCTCGACGCCAAGCGGGTCTGGCTGGTCGGCCCGAAGGACAAGGCGCTGCGTACGTACCGGGTCGCGCCGAGCACGGTGAGCCCGCCGCTGGGGTCGTACGCGGTCAGCTCGCGTTCGGTGAGCGTCACGGGCTCGGACGGCATCGCCATCGAGCACGTGGTGCGGTTCGCGAGTGTGGACAGCGTCACCATCGGCTTCAGCGCGGCCGTCGACGGCTCGATGCCCGCCGCGGGCTCGACGAAGAAGACCGGCGGCATCCGTGAGTCGCGCGAGGACGGCAAGGCGATGTGGGACTTCGCCCTGCACGGCACCAAGGTCGTCGTGGTCTCCTGA
- a CDS encoding alpha/beta fold hydrolase, translating into MTEGQEAAAQAVEAAAEVAGNWARAGRHAGVAGAAIGVVAAGAAAGVAIERMTVGRGMRRRARLALDAAGPYGTLRGTPGAAIAEDGTELYYEVDEPGPEPGRPEKGDGTGKSAVNGKHGKHGKGDRSAKPVRGKEARAAQEAQGGLRKRLTAALGRRSAAPTVVFSHGYCLSQDSWHFQRSALRGTVRTVHWDQRSHGRSSRGHGQIDGTEPVTIDLLGRDLKAVLDAAVPEGPIVLVGHSMGGMTVMALADQFPEYVAERVVGVALIGTSAGRLSEVGFGLPSMGVKAFHWLAPGVLKALGWQREIVERGRRATADLFAGLIKRYSFGTPENVDPGIARFGERLIEATPIDVVAEFFPAFAVHDKTEALVAYDAVPALVLAGESDLITPADHSRTIAEMLPAADLVCVPGAGHLVMLERPELVNDHLVSLVERASATARSSRHARA; encoded by the coding sequence ATGACCGAGGGACAGGAGGCCGCCGCGCAGGCGGTCGAGGCGGCGGCCGAGGTGGCCGGCAACTGGGCGCGGGCGGGCCGGCACGCCGGTGTCGCCGGCGCCGCGATCGGCGTGGTCGCGGCGGGTGCCGCGGCCGGGGTGGCGATAGAGCGGATGACGGTCGGCCGCGGGATGCGGCGCCGCGCCCGGCTCGCGCTGGACGCCGCGGGCCCGTACGGCACGCTGCGCGGCACCCCGGGTGCCGCGATCGCCGAGGACGGCACCGAGCTGTACTACGAGGTCGACGAGCCGGGCCCGGAGCCGGGCCGCCCGGAGAAGGGCGACGGGACGGGCAAGTCCGCCGTGAACGGCAAGCACGGCAAACACGGCAAGGGCGACCGCTCCGCCAAGCCCGTCCGCGGCAAGGAGGCCCGTGCGGCGCAGGAGGCACAGGGCGGTCTGCGCAAGCGGCTGACGGCCGCACTGGGGCGGCGCTCCGCGGCCCCCACGGTCGTTTTCAGCCACGGCTACTGCCTCAGCCAGGACTCCTGGCACTTCCAGCGCTCCGCGCTGCGCGGCACGGTGCGCACCGTCCACTGGGACCAGCGCAGCCACGGCCGCTCCTCGCGCGGCCACGGCCAGATCGACGGCACGGAACCGGTCACCATCGACCTGCTGGGCCGGGATCTGAAGGCGGTGCTGGACGCCGCGGTCCCGGAGGGGCCGATCGTGCTGGTCGGGCACTCCATGGGCGGGATGACGGTGATGGCGCTGGCCGACCAGTTCCCCGAGTACGTCGCGGAGCGGGTGGTCGGGGTGGCTCTGATCGGCACCTCCGCCGGCCGGCTCAGCGAGGTCGGCTTCGGGCTGCCGTCCATGGGCGTCAAGGCCTTCCACTGGCTCGCGCCGGGCGTCCTCAAGGCGCTGGGCTGGCAGCGCGAGATCGTCGAGCGCGGGCGGCGGGCCACCGCCGACCTCTTCGCGGGGCTGATCAAGCGGTATTCGTTCGGGACGCCGGAGAACGTGGACCCGGGCATCGCGCGGTTCGGCGAGCGGCTGATCGAGGCGACGCCGATCGACGTGGTCGCCGAGTTCTTCCCGGCGTTCGCGGTGCACGACAAGACCGAGGCGCTGGTGGCGTACGACGCGGTGCCCGCGCTGGTGCTCGCCGGGGAGAGCGATCTGATCACTCCTGCCGACCACAGCCGGACGATCGCCGAGATGCTGCCCGCCGCGGACCTGGTGTGTGTCCCCGGCGCCGGGCATCTGGTGATGCTGGAGCGGCCCGAGCTGGTCAATGACCATCTGGTGTCGCTGGTGGAGCGGGCGAGCGCGACGGCCCGCAGCTCGCGGCACGCCCGCGCCTGA
- the alr gene encoding alanine racemase — protein MNETAKRARAAIDVAAVRSNVRALRARAPRAELMAVVKSDGYGHGAVRCARAAREAGAGWLGTALPEEAFALRAAGDTGRLMCWLWTPGGPWQQAVEQDIDVGVSALWALREVVAAARACGRTARVQLKVDTGLGRNGCPPADWPELTAAARAAEAEGALTVTGVWSHFACADEPGHPSIAAQLDVFHEALKTAETAGLRPEVRHIANTPALLTLPEAHFDLVRTGIGIYGISPSPEVGTSQDFGLRPAMTLEASLASVKRVPGGHGVSYGHHYTTPGATALALIPLGYADGIPRHASGTGPVLVAGEWRTVAGRIAMDQFVVDLGGDSAEPGDLAVLFGPGDRGEPTAEDWARVAGTIGYEIVTRIGSRVPRVYVDSGIRSEAEGDSALTGGTA, from the coding sequence ATGAACGAGACAGCGAAGCGCGCCCGTGCCGCCATCGACGTCGCCGCCGTGCGGTCGAACGTCCGTGCACTGCGGGCCCGCGCACCCCGGGCAGAGCTGATGGCCGTGGTCAAGTCCGACGGCTACGGACACGGGGCGGTGCGCTGCGCGCGCGCCGCCCGTGAGGCCGGTGCGGGCTGGCTGGGCACGGCGCTGCCCGAGGAGGCCTTCGCGCTGCGTGCGGCCGGTGACACCGGGCGGCTGATGTGCTGGCTGTGGACGCCGGGCGGCCCCTGGCAACAGGCCGTCGAGCAGGACATCGACGTCGGGGTGAGCGCGCTGTGGGCGCTGCGCGAGGTGGTAGCGGCGGCGCGGGCCTGCGGCCGCACCGCCCGTGTCCAGCTCAAGGTCGACACCGGCCTGGGCCGCAACGGCTGCCCGCCCGCCGACTGGCCGGAACTGACCGCGGCCGCCCGCGCCGCCGAGGCCGAGGGCGCGCTGACCGTCACCGGTGTCTGGTCGCACTTCGCCTGTGCCGACGAGCCCGGCCACCCCTCGATCGCCGCCCAGCTGGATGTCTTCCACGAGGCGCTGAAGACCGCCGAGACGGCCGGACTGCGCCCCGAGGTGCGGCACATCGCCAACACCCCGGCCCTGCTGACCCTGCCCGAAGCGCACTTCGACCTGGTCCGCACCGGCATCGGCATCTACGGCATCTCGCCCAGCCCGGAGGTCGGCACCTCCCAGGACTTCGGGCTGCGGCCGGCGATGACCCTGGAGGCGTCGCTCGCGTCGGTCAAGCGCGTCCCGGGCGGCCACGGGGTGTCGTACGGGCACCACTACACGACACCCGGCGCCACCGCCCTGGCGCTGATCCCGCTCGGCTACGCCGACGGCATCCCGCGGCACGCCTCCGGCACCGGCCCGGTGCTGGTCGCCGGCGAGTGGCGGACCGTCGCCGGACGGATCGCGATGGACCAGTTCGTGGTGGACCTGGGCGGCGACAGCGCCGAGCCGGGCGACCTGGCGGTGCTGTTCGGCCCCGGGGACCGCGGTGAGCCGACCGCGGAGGACTGGGCCCGGGTGGCCGGAACCATCGGCTACGAAATCGTCACCCGGATCGGATCCCGGGTGCCACGCGTCTATGTGGACAGCGGCATACGGAGCGAAGCCGAAGGGGACAGTGCGCTTACGGGGGGCACGGCATGA
- the tsaE gene encoding tRNA (adenosine(37)-N6)-threonylcarbamoyltransferase complex ATPase subunit type 1 TsaE, whose product MSTTASIAHVTVKSPEQMQELGRRLAPLLRPGDLVLLTGELGAGKTTLTRGLGEALGVRGAVTSPTFVIARVHPSLTGGPALVHVDAYRLGGGLDEMEDLDLDVSLPESVVVVEWGEGKVEELSEDRLHVVIGRAVGAEAPGGADGALVEAADDVREVTVTGLGARWADAGLPELETC is encoded by the coding sequence ATGAGCACCACCGCATCGATTGCGCACGTAACCGTCAAGTCACCCGAACAGATGCAGGAGTTGGGCCGCCGGCTGGCCCCGCTGCTGCGCCCCGGCGACCTGGTGCTGCTCACCGGTGAGCTGGGCGCCGGCAAGACCACGCTGACCCGCGGCCTGGGCGAGGCCCTGGGCGTGCGCGGCGCCGTGACCTCGCCCACCTTCGTCATCGCCCGGGTGCACCCCTCGCTGACCGGCGGCCCCGCGCTGGTGCATGTCGACGCCTACCGGCTCGGCGGCGGGCTGGACGAGATGGAGGACCTGGACCTCGATGTCTCGCTGCCGGAGTCGGTGGTGGTCGTGGAGTGGGGCGAGGGCAAGGTCGAGGAGCTGTCCGAGGACCGGCTGCATGTGGTGATCGGGCGCGCCGTGGGAGCGGAGGCGCCGGGCGGCGCGGACGGGGCGCTGGTGGAGGCCGCGGACGATGTGCGCGAGGTGACGGTCACCGGCCTCGGCGCGCGCTGGGCGGACGCCGGCCTGCCCGAGCTGGAGACCTGCTGA